A single window of Cytobacillus dafuensis DNA harbors:
- a CDS encoding 4Fe-4S binding protein — protein sequence MFKVKFNHDACVGCDKCRSVCFADPVILEPGIFRESKYVVAGDCSLCGACVDHCPFDALKITAQMPLSLKKENSKIDKECVDKEGIAN from the coding sequence ATGTTTAAAGTGAAATTTAATCATGATGCATGTGTAGGGTGCGATAAGTGCCGTTCGGTCTGCTTTGCAGATCCAGTTATTTTAGAACCAGGTATTTTTAGGGAGAGTAAATATGTTGTGGCTGGTGATTGCAGTCTCTGTGGCGCATGTGTAGATCATTGCCCATTCGATGCACTGAAAATTACGGCTCAAATGCCGCTTTCACTCAAAAAAGAAAATAGCAAAATTGATAAGGAATGTGTAGATAAGGAAGGAATTGCTAATTGA
- a CDS encoding 4Fe-4S binding protein — protein MMIKKVISTRKWTKVRRIVQFSIISLFLSPLFIVAVEGDNFFFGSLGSSTFFGIVLSDPYAALQVTLASKKMNLAYLSGALIIFLFYFVLKGRVFCSWVCPVNTLLEFTEKLRKYFKAPDKIYNRHLKKYLAAAILLLSFLVGVPVFELFSPIGFTMRNALFTFGFGIWIIAAIILFELLISKRGWCRYFCPLGGFYQSLEKQECLK, from the coding sequence TAAAAAGGTTATATCAACAAGAAAATGGACAAAGGTCCGAAGAATTGTTCAGTTCTCAATCATCTCTCTTTTTCTCTCACCGTTATTTATTGTTGCAGTAGAGGGAGATAATTTTTTCTTCGGATCACTCGGGTCATCCACATTTTTTGGAATTGTACTGTCAGACCCTTATGCTGCCTTACAAGTAACGTTAGCATCAAAAAAGATGAATTTAGCCTATTTATCAGGAGCATTGATTATTTTCCTTTTCTACTTTGTTTTAAAAGGAAGAGTATTTTGCAGCTGGGTCTGTCCAGTAAATACACTATTAGAGTTCACTGAGAAATTAAGAAAATATTTCAAGGCTCCAGACAAGATTTACAATCGACATTTAAAAAAATATCTTGCAGCTGCTATATTACTCTTATCTTTTCTAGTTGGGGTTCCAGTGTTTGAATTATTTTCACCTATTGGATTCACAATGAGGAATGCACTCTTTACATTTGGGTTTGGCATTTGGATTATTGCGGCTATCATTCTATTCGAACTGCTTATTTCAAAACGGGGGTGGTGTCGTTACTTTTGCCCTTTAGGTGGATTCTATCAATCATTGGAAAAGCAGGAATGTTTAAAGTGA